A single window of Hemitrygon akajei unplaced genomic scaffold, sHemAka1.3 Scf000066, whole genome shotgun sequence DNA harbors:
- the LOC140721985 gene encoding uncharacterized protein translates to MAHQQVQTGERPFTCSDCGKGFTKSSHLLRHQSVHTGERPFTCSDCGKGFTCSSKLKIHQRVHTGERQFTCSECGKGFTSSSQLKVHQRVHTGERPFTCLDCGKGFTYSSQLKVHQRVHTGERPFTCSVCGKGFTKSSHLLRHQSVHTGERPFTCSDCGKGFTCSSKLKIHQRVHTGERPFTCSVCGKGFTCSSKLKIHQRVHTGERQFTCSECGKGFTKSSQLKVHQRVHTGERPFTCLDCGKGFTYSSQLKVHQRVHTGERPFTCSVCGKGFTKSSHLLSHQSVHTGERPFTCSDCGKGFTQSSKLKVHQQVHTREWPFTCSVCGKGFISSSQLKVHQRVHTAERPFTCSDCGKGFTYSSQLKVHQRVHTGERPFTCSVCEKGFTSSSKLKVHQRVHTGERLFTCSDCGKGFTCSSQLKVHRRIHTGERPFTCSECGKRFTQSSQLKVHQRVHTGERPFTCSDCGKGFTYSSQLKVHQRVHTGERPFTCSVCEKGFTSSSKLMVHQRVHTGERPFTCSVCEKGFTSSSKLKVHQRVHTGERLFTCSDCGKGFTCSSQLKVHQRVHTGERPFTCSVCGKGFSKSFHLLRHQSVHTGELPFTCSDCGKGFICSSQLKVHQRVHTGERPFTCSDCGKGFTSSSQLKVHQRVHTGERPFSCSDCGKGFTQSSELKVHQRVHTGERPFTCSVCGKGFTKSSHLLSHQSVHTGERPFTCSDCGKGFTCSSQLKVHQRVHTGERPFTCSDCGMGFTYSSQLKVHQRVHTGERPFTCSDCGKGFTSSSQLKVHQRVHTGERPFSCSDCGKGFTQSSELKVHQRVHTGERPFTCSVCGKGFTISSNLLSHQSVHTGEWPFTCSDCGKGFTQSSKLKVHQRVHTG, encoded by the coding sequence atggcacaccagcaagttcagactggagagaggccgttcacctgctcagactgtgggaagggattcactaaatcatctcacctactgagacaccagtcagttcacactggcgagcggccgttcacctgctcagactgtgggaagggattcacttgctcatctaaactgaagatacatcagcgagttcacactggagagaggcagttcacctgctcagaatgtggtaagggattcacttcttcatcccaactgaaggtacatcagcgagttcacactggggagaggccgttcacctgcttggactgtgggaagggattcacttactcatcccaactgaaggtacatcagcgagttcacactggagagaggccgttcacctgctcagtctgtgggaagggattcactaaatcatctcacctactgagacaccagtcagttcacactggcgagcggccgttcacctgctcagactgtgggaagggattcacttgctcatctaaactgaagatacatcagcgagttcacactggagagaggccattcacctgctcagtctgtgggaagggattcacttgctcatctaaactgaagatacatcagcgagttcacactggagagaggcagttcacctgctcagaatgtggtaagggattcactaaatcatcccaactgaaggtacatcagcgagttcacactggggagaggccgttcacctgcttggactgtgggaagggattcacttactcatcccaactgaaggtacatcagcgagttcacactggagagaggccgttcacctgctcagtctgtgggaagggattcactaaatcatctcacctactgagccaccagtcagttcacactggcgagcggccgttcacctgctcagattgtgggaagggattcactcagtcatctaaactgaaggtacatcagcaagttcacactagggagtggccgttcacctgctcagtctgtgggaagggattcatttcttcgtcccaactgaaggtacatcagcgagttcacactgcggagaggccgttcacctgttcagactgtgggaagggattcacttactcatcccaactgaaggtgcatcagcgagttcacactggagagaggccgttcacctgctcagtctgtgagaagggattcacttcttcgtccaaactgaaggtacatcagcgagttcacactggggagaggctattcacctgctcggactgtgggaagggattcacttgctcatctcaactgaaggtacatcggagaattcacactggggagagaccgttcacctgttcagagtgtgggaagagattcactcagtcatctcaactgaaggtacatcagcgagttcacactggagagaggccattcacctgctcagactgtgggaagggattcacttactcatcccaactgaaggtgcatcagcgagttcacactggagagaggccgttcacctgctcagtctgtgagaagggattcacttcttcgtccaaactgatggtacatcagcgagttcacactggagagaggccgttcacctgctcagtctgtgagaagggattcacttcttcgtccaaactgaaggtacatcagcgagttcacactggggagaggctattcacctgctcggactgtgggaagggattcacttgctcatctcaactgaaggtacatcagcgagttcacactggagagaggccattcacctgctcagtgtgtgggaagggattcagtaaatcatttcacctactgagacaccagtcagttcacactggcgagctgccgttcacctgctcagactgtgggaagggattcatttgctcatcccaactgaaggtacatcagagagttcacactggagagaggccattcacctgctcagactgtgggaagggattcacttcttcatcccaattgaaggtacatcagcgagttcacactggagagaggccgttcagctgctcagactgtgggaagggattcactcagtcatctgaactgaaggtacatcagcgagttcacactggagagaggccattcacctgctcagtgtgtgggaagggattcactaaatcatctcacctactgagccaccagtcagttcacactggcgagcggccgttcacctgctcagactgtgggaagggattcacttgctcatcccaactgaaggtacatcagcgagttcacactggagagaggccattcacctgctcagactgtgggatgggattcacttactcatcccaactgaaggtacatcagcgagttcacactggggagaggccattcacctgctcagactgtgggaagggattcacttcttcatcccaattgaaggtacatcagcgagttcacactggagagaggccgttcagctgctcagactgtgggaagggattcactcagtcatctgaactgaaggtacatcagcgagttcacactggagagaggccattcacctgctcagtgtgtgggaagggattcactatatCATCTAACCTACTGagccaccagtcagttcacactggcgagtggccgttcacctgctcagactgtgggaagggattcactcagtcatctaaactgaaggtacatcagcgagttcacactggatag